In Synechococcus sp. RS9909, one genomic interval encodes:
- a CDS encoding S41 family peptidase, whose translation MPSSQHRRSLRDRRSTWMVLLGVGGVSAAVAVASPGLGLPSSTSSAITDSPKEVIDQVWQIVYRDYLDSTGEYNPERWQSLRRNLLAKPYNGTEESYEAIRGMLASLDDPYTRFLDPKEFKEMQIDTSGELTGVGIQISLDKETKDIVVVSPIEGTPASRAGVQPKDVIVSIDGSSTKGMTTEDAVKLIRGKEGTQVTLGLRRKGQVLQVPLVRARIEIHSVSSQINNAPNGRKVGYIRLKQFNANAAKEMRAAIRSLEEQGVDGYVLDLRSNPGGLLEASVDIARQWLDEGKIVSTKTRDGIQDVRRATGSALTQRPVVVLVNEGSASASEILSGALQDNHRAQLVGQKTFGKGLVQSVRGLADGSGMTVTIAKYLTPSGTDIHKNGIKPDVKVEMSEEEIQSLKLEDLGTNKDSQYRVAETTLIKALAAPSSGRAYKPGSANLKSAVQR comes from the coding sequence ATGCCCTCCTCCCAGCACCGCCGTTCCCTGCGTGATCGCCGCAGCACCTGGATGGTGCTTCTGGGAGTGGGCGGCGTTTCAGCGGCCGTGGCGGTGGCCTCGCCCGGCCTGGGGCTCCCGAGCAGCACGTCCTCGGCGATCACCGACAGCCCGAAGGAGGTGATCGATCAGGTCTGGCAGATCGTCTATCGCGACTACCTCGACTCCACCGGCGAATACAACCCGGAGCGTTGGCAGAGCCTGCGCCGCAACCTGCTCGCCAAGCCTTACAACGGCACGGAAGAGTCCTATGAAGCGATCCGGGGCATGCTCGCCAGCCTCGATGATCCCTACACCCGCTTCCTGGATCCGAAGGAATTCAAGGAGATGCAGATCGACACCTCCGGTGAACTCACCGGGGTGGGCATTCAGATCTCACTCGACAAGGAAACCAAAGACATCGTGGTGGTGTCGCCGATCGAAGGCACCCCGGCCTCACGCGCCGGGGTGCAGCCGAAGGACGTGATCGTGTCGATCGATGGCTCCTCCACCAAGGGGATGACCACCGAAGACGCGGTGAAATTGATCCGCGGCAAGGAAGGGACCCAGGTGACCCTCGGCCTGCGTCGCAAGGGCCAGGTGCTGCAGGTGCCCCTCGTGCGGGCCCGCATCGAAATCCACTCGGTGAGCAGCCAGATCAACAACGCCCCCAACGGTCGGAAGGTGGGGTACATCCGCCTCAAGCAATTCAATGCCAACGCTGCCAAGGAGATGCGGGCGGCAATCCGCAGCCTGGAGGAGCAAGGCGTGGATGGCTACGTGCTCGATCTGCGCAGCAATCCCGGCGGCTTGCTGGAAGCAAGCGTGGACATCGCCCGCCAGTGGCTCGATGAGGGCAAAATCGTCAGCACCAAGACCCGCGATGGCATTCAGGATGTGCGGCGGGCCACTGGCAGTGCTTTGACCCAGCGTCCTGTGGTGGTGCTGGTGAATGAAGGTTCCGCCAGTGCCAGCGAGATCCTCTCCGGTGCCCTGCAGGACAACCACCGGGCCCAGTTGGTGGGCCAGAAAACCTTCGGCAAAGGCCTGGTGCAATCCGTGCGCGGCCTGGCGGATGGGTCCGGCATGACGGTGACCATCGCCAAATATCTGACGCCCAGTGGCACCGACATTCACAAAAACGGCATCAAGCCGGATGTGAAGGTGGAGATGAGCGAGGAGGAAATCCAATCGCTCAAGCTGGAAGACCTCGGCACTAACAAAGACAGCCAGTATCGCGTTGCCGAAACAACCCTGATCAAAGCCCTGGCGGCCCCCAGCAGCGGCCGGGCCTACAAGCCCGGCTCCGCCAATCTCAAGTCGGCGGTTCAGCGATAG
- a CDS encoding pyridoxal phosphate-dependent aminotransferase: protein MSSPSVLSHRAVALKPSLTLAISARAQALKEAGRDICSLSAGEPDFDTPEFIVEATLKALRDGITRYGPAAGDPQLRDAIAGKLSNENRVPTDAAQVLVTNGGKQAIYNLFQVLLNPGDQVLIPAPYWLSYPEMARLAGAEPVVVPSSAATGFQLDLEALEAVLTPRSRLLVLNTPSNPTGRVMQRTELEVLAAWLRRHPDLLVMCDEIYEFLLAEDESHHSLAALAPDLAERIFIVNGFAKGWAMTGWRLGYLAGRVEVIKAAAALQSQSTSNVCSFAQRGALAALEGSRSCVSAMAASYTERRQQMIAGLQAIDGLTLVPPRGAFYAFPQLPDDTIESVEFCRLALEEEGLALVPGEPFGDRRCVRLSCAVARETIADGLERLQRLLDRLRS, encoded by the coding sequence ATGTCAAGCCCGTCAGTTCTCTCCCATCGGGCTGTGGCCCTGAAGCCGTCACTGACGCTTGCGATCAGCGCCCGTGCTCAGGCTTTGAAGGAGGCGGGCCGCGACATCTGCAGCCTCAGCGCCGGTGAACCGGATTTCGACACGCCCGAGTTCATTGTCGAAGCGACACTGAAGGCGCTCCGCGATGGAATCACCCGCTATGGCCCCGCCGCCGGCGATCCCCAGTTACGCGACGCGATCGCCGGCAAACTCAGCAACGAGAACCGGGTGCCCACCGACGCCGCCCAGGTGCTCGTCACCAATGGCGGCAAGCAGGCGATTTACAACCTCTTCCAGGTGCTGCTCAATCCGGGCGATCAGGTGCTCATCCCGGCGCCCTACTGGTTGAGCTATCCCGAGATGGCTCGACTGGCGGGTGCGGAACCGGTGGTGGTGCCTTCGTCTGCTGCGACGGGGTTTCAGTTGGATCTGGAGGCACTCGAGGCGGTGCTCACCCCGCGCAGCCGGCTGCTCGTGCTCAACACACCGAGCAACCCCACCGGCCGGGTGATGCAGCGCACTGAGCTCGAGGTCCTGGCGGCATGGCTGCGCCGCCACCCCGATCTGCTCGTGATGTGCGACGAGATCTATGAGTTCCTGCTGGCCGAGGACGAAAGCCATCACAGCTTGGCGGCCCTGGCTCCCGATCTGGCAGAGCGCATCTTCATTGTCAATGGCTTCGCCAAAGGCTGGGCGATGACCGGCTGGCGCCTGGGCTATCTGGCCGGGCGCGTGGAGGTGATCAAGGCAGCGGCGGCGCTGCAGAGTCAGAGCACCAGCAATGTCTGCAGTTTTGCCCAGCGCGGAGCCCTGGCTGCCCTGGAGGGCTCACGCAGCTGCGTCAGTGCGATGGCGGCGAGTTACACCGAACGCCGTCAGCAGATGATTGCCGGTCTGCAGGCGATCGATGGGTTGACGCTGGTGCCGCCGCGAGGTGCCTTCTATGCCTTTCCCCAGCTTCCCGACGACACCATCGAGTCGGTGGAGTTCTGTCGTCTCGCCCTGGAAGAGGAGGGTCTGGCCTTGGTGCCCGGTGAACCGTTCGGGGATCGGCGTTGCGTCCGGCTGTCCTGCGCTGTGGCCCGTGAGACGATTGCGGATGGTCTTGAGCGCCTGCAGCGATTGCTCGATCGCCTCAGGAGCTGA
- a CDS encoding GDSL-type esterase/lipase family protein → MEVRPRQLIVIGDSGVYGWGDREGGGWCERLRRDWMGSPLAPVLYPLGVRGDGLEKVAERWQREWACRGELRRQLPEGVLLAVGLNDTARVGRVDGRPQLSLEAYRFGCEQLLRAIAQRTDVMVLGLSAVDEAVMPFAGCLWYANDAVADYEAALEEACLEVDVPFLSVHAAMRTEPSWLRWLEPDGIHLNAAGHHWLHQRLMHWPALQRWAGFVPLRQGTPLAP, encoded by the coding sequence ATGGAGGTCCGTCCCCGTCAACTGATCGTGATCGGCGATAGCGGTGTCTATGGCTGGGGCGATCGGGAGGGGGGCGGTTGGTGTGAGCGACTGCGCCGCGACTGGATGGGCAGTCCGCTCGCGCCGGTGCTCTATCCCCTCGGTGTGCGCGGCGATGGCCTGGAGAAGGTGGCGGAGCGCTGGCAACGGGAATGGGCCTGCCGGGGGGAATTGCGCCGTCAGCTGCCTGAAGGTGTGCTTCTGGCGGTGGGCCTCAATGACACCGCCCGGGTCGGGCGTGTCGATGGGCGCCCGCAGCTGTCGCTGGAGGCCTATCGCTTCGGCTGCGAACAGCTCCTGCGTGCCATCGCGCAGCGAACCGATGTGATGGTGCTGGGCTTGAGTGCCGTGGATGAGGCGGTGATGCCCTTTGCTGGTTGCCTCTGGTATGCCAACGACGCGGTGGCGGACTATGAAGCGGCTCTGGAGGAGGCCTGCCTGGAGGTGGATGTTCCTTTTCTGTCGGTTCACGCCGCCATGCGGACCGAACCGAGCTGGTTGCGCTGGCTGGAGCCCGATGGCATCCATCTCAACGCTGCGGGGCACCACTGGCTGCACCAGCGGTTGATGCACTGGCCGGCGTTGCAGCGTTGGGCAGGCTTCGTGCCGCTGCGTCAGGGCACCCCGCTCGCGCCCTGA
- a CDS encoding ATP-binding cassette domain-containing protein, with product MSAVLALDRVSVVGRDLPRLDAVSLVLQQGERVALLGPSGAGKSTLIAVANGSLRPDRGQVVWPWQGQGRRQRRAIGTLWQDLRLVEELSVQQNVNAGALGRRSLGWALLNLLLPLDTAACSRCLESAGLDPGLLEQPVSRLSGGQRQRVAIARLLRQEPELLLADEPLASLDPALVDDILQRLLHQSAATVLISLHRPDLVDRFDRVVGLRAGSVCLDAAPAELSPEQLERLYRP from the coding sequence TTGAGCGCTGTGCTCGCCCTGGATCGGGTGTCCGTTGTCGGCCGTGATCTACCGCGTCTCGATGCGGTCTCCCTGGTGTTGCAGCAGGGAGAACGGGTCGCCCTGCTCGGTCCGAGTGGTGCCGGCAAAAGCACCCTGATCGCCGTGGCCAACGGCAGCCTGCGTCCCGATCGGGGCCAGGTGGTCTGGCCGTGGCAGGGACAGGGGCGGAGGCAACGGCGGGCGATCGGCACCCTCTGGCAGGACCTGCGCCTGGTGGAGGAGCTCTCGGTGCAGCAGAACGTCAACGCCGGCGCCCTCGGTCGCCGTTCGCTGGGCTGGGCCCTGCTCAATCTGCTGTTGCCTCTCGACACGGCCGCCTGCAGCCGCTGTCTGGAGTCGGCAGGGTTGGATCCTGGCTTGCTTGAGCAGCCCGTCTCCCGTCTCTCCGGGGGCCAGCGTCAGCGGGTGGCCATCGCCCGTCTGCTTCGTCAGGAACCGGAGTTGCTCCTGGCCGATGAGCCGCTGGCCAGCCTCGACCCCGCCCTGGTGGACGACATCCTCCAGCGCCTGCTGCACCAGAGCGCGGCCACGGTGCTGATCAGTCTCCATCGCCCCGATCTGGTCGATCGCTTCGATCGGGTCGTGGGTCTCCGCGCCGGATCGGTGTGTCTGGATGCGGCTCCAGCTGAGCTCAGCCCGGAGCAACTGGAGCGTTTGTATCGCCCATGA
- the ispG gene encoding (E)-4-hydroxy-3-methylbut-2-enyl-diphosphate synthase, producing the protein MTATSSVGSSRRYDTQIHRRVTRTVMVGDVPIGSEHPVVVQSMINEDTLDIEAAVAGIRRLADAGCEIVRVTTPSMAHAKAMKEIRAALRSQGCGVPLVADVHHNGIRIALEVANHVDKVRINPGLFVFDKPDPSRQEFTQAEFDAIGARIRDDFAPLVEVLKAQNKALRIGVNHGSLAERMLFTYGDTPKGMVESAMEFVRLCDALDFHNIVISMKASRAPVMLAAYRLMADTMDAEGFRYPLHLGVTEAGDGDYGRIKSTAGIATLLAEGLGDTIRVSLTEAPEKEIPVCFSILQALGLRKTMVEYVACPSCGRTLFNLEEVLHQVRSATSHLTGLDIAVMGCIVNGPGEMADADYGYVGKTPGVISLYRGRDEIRKVPESEGVEALIQLIKDDGRWVEPA; encoded by the coding sequence TTGACCGCCACCTCTTCTGTCGGCTCGTCCCGTCGGTACGACACCCAGATCCATCGCCGCGTCACCCGCACCGTGATGGTGGGCGATGTGCCGATCGGCAGTGAGCACCCGGTGGTGGTGCAATCGATGATCAACGAGGACACGCTCGACATCGAGGCGGCTGTGGCCGGCATTCGTCGCCTGGCCGATGCGGGCTGCGAGATCGTGCGGGTCACCACCCCCTCGATGGCGCATGCCAAGGCGATGAAGGAGATCCGCGCGGCGCTGCGCAGCCAGGGCTGTGGGGTGCCCCTGGTGGCGGATGTGCACCACAACGGCATTCGTATCGCCCTGGAAGTGGCGAACCACGTCGACAAGGTGCGGATCAACCCCGGGCTGTTTGTGTTCGACAAGCCCGACCCCAGCCGTCAGGAGTTCACGCAGGCGGAGTTCGATGCGATCGGCGCGCGCATCCGCGATGACTTCGCCCCGCTGGTTGAAGTGCTCAAAGCGCAGAACAAGGCCCTGCGCATCGGCGTGAACCACGGCTCCCTCGCCGAACGGATGCTGTTCACCTATGGCGACACCCCGAAAGGGATGGTGGAGTCGGCGATGGAATTCGTGCGGCTCTGCGATGCGCTCGACTTCCACAACATCGTGATTTCGATGAAAGCCTCGCGGGCGCCGGTGATGCTGGCGGCTTACCGGCTGATGGCCGACACCATGGATGCGGAGGGGTTCCGCTACCCCCTCCATCTCGGCGTCACCGAGGCGGGCGATGGTGACTACGGCCGAATCAAAAGCACCGCCGGGATCGCCACCCTGCTGGCGGAGGGCCTGGGCGACACGATCCGCGTCTCCCTCACCGAAGCACCGGAGAAGGAGATTCCCGTCTGCTTCTCCATCCTCCAGGCCCTGGGGCTGCGCAAGACGATGGTCGAATACGTGGCCTGCCCGAGCTGCGGTCGCACTTTGTTTAATCTCGAGGAGGTGCTGCATCAGGTGCGGTCCGCCACCTCCCACCTCACCGGACTCGACATCGCCGTGATGGGCTGCATCGTCAACGGACCGGGTGAGATGGCCGATGCTGACTACGGTTACGTGGGCAAGACCCCCGGGGTGATCTCCCTCTATCGCGGACGGGACGAGATCCGCAAGGTGCCGGAATCCGAAGGGGTGGAGGCCCTGATTCAGCTGATCAAAGACGACGGTCGCTGGGTGGAACCCGCCTGA
- a CDS encoding ABC transporter permease, whose product MKLHWPSAPLLCLLPALALVPVLVVVVPALHAGGLATWGAFLLGALRPSLEPAVLNAVLHGLQVTLATALLSWALSVLIGAVLALISADVLWLSQGGSPWPGRALRVVLALPRSIHELIWGVLLLQVFGLHPWVAVLAIVIPYSALVARVWRDQLDSLDRRRLIALLQGGAGAPAALLTAMAPVMAPSLFSYGGYRLECALRSATLLGVFGLGGLGTELQLSLQSLRFEEFWTALWPLVLVSVALEQLLRLWRLRRGGADRFVEQRQQLWCVVGLVVAVIGGALWMQQLFPPQEGALPWQWPPLPDRAALIAAAGELPWLALMGDTLLLTVLAAGLAIGLPPLGLLLWHRGGGTTLQSLIWTALRLLPPPLTLLLLLLANQPSLALAALALGLQNAGVLGRLLLEGLEQQPAERRIAIEATAAPPAASWLYGSLSGQSHAYLAYAAYRSDVILRETVVVGLVGGTGLGWALIEALSSFHWAAIALLIAAFAGITLVGEWLSERQRAHWLEGSSPRGPEVLLQS is encoded by the coding sequence ATGAAACTGCATTGGCCGAGTGCGCCCCTGCTCTGTCTGCTACCGGCCCTGGCCCTCGTTCCGGTGCTGGTGGTGGTGGTGCCTGCCCTCCATGCCGGTGGCCTCGCCACCTGGGGGGCCTTCCTGCTGGGCGCTCTGAGGCCCAGCCTGGAGCCGGCGGTGCTCAACGCCGTGCTCCACGGCCTTCAGGTGACGCTCGCCACCGCCTTGCTGAGCTGGGCACTGAGTGTGCTGATCGGTGCGGTTCTGGCCCTGATCAGCGCCGATGTGCTCTGGCTCAGCCAGGGCGGCTCGCCCTGGCCTGGCCGGGCCTTGCGTGTTGTTCTGGCCCTGCCCCGTTCGATCCACGAGCTGATCTGGGGGGTGTTGTTGCTGCAGGTCTTCGGGCTTCACCCCTGGGTGGCCGTGCTCGCGATTGTGATTCCCTACAGCGCTCTGGTCGCGCGGGTCTGGCGTGATCAGCTCGACAGCCTCGATCGACGCCGTCTCATCGCCCTGCTCCAGGGCGGCGCCGGCGCCCCTGCCGCCCTGCTCACCGCGATGGCACCGGTGATGGCGCCGAGCCTGTTCAGCTACGGCGGCTATCGGCTCGAATGTGCGTTGCGCAGCGCCACCCTGCTGGGGGTGTTCGGCCTGGGTGGTCTGGGCACCGAACTGCAGCTGAGTCTTCAGTCGCTCCGATTTGAGGAGTTCTGGACCGCCCTCTGGCCCCTTGTGCTGGTGAGTGTGGCCCTGGAGCAACTGCTCCGTCTCTGGCGCCTGCGCCGCGGTGGTGCGGATCGTTTTGTTGAACAGCGCCAGCAACTCTGGTGTGTGGTGGGTCTGGTTGTCGCCGTCATCGGCGGCGCGCTCTGGATGCAGCAGCTGTTCCCGCCCCAGGAGGGCGCCCTGCCCTGGCAATGGCCGCCCCTGCCGGATCGGGCGGCCCTGATCGCCGCTGCCGGCGAGCTTCCCTGGCTCGCCCTGATGGGAGACACCCTGCTCCTCACCGTTCTGGCCGCCGGTTTGGCCATCGGCCTGCCGCCCCTGGGTCTGCTGCTCTGGCATCGCGGCGGTGGCACCACGCTGCAGAGCCTGATCTGGACCGCGTTGCGGCTGCTTCCCCCACCCTTGACCCTGCTCTTGTTGTTGCTCGCCAATCAACCGAGCCTGGCGCTCGCCGCCCTCGCCCTCGGGCTTCAGAACGCCGGGGTGCTCGGTCGGTTGCTGCTGGAGGGCCTGGAGCAGCAACCCGCTGAGCGGCGCATCGCGATCGAGGCCACCGCTGCGCCGCCGGCCGCCAGCTGGCTCTACGGATCCCTCAGCGGCCAGAGCCATGCCTACCTGGCCTACGCCGCCTACCGCAGTGATGTGATCCTCCGGGAGACGGTGGTGGTGGGCCTGGTGGGGGGCACGGGACTGGGCTGGGCCCTGATCGAAGCCCTGAGCTCATTCCATTGGGCTGCCATCGCCCTGCTGATTGCCGCATTCGCTGGGATCACCCTGGTGGGGGAGTGGCTCAGCGAGCGCCAACGGGCCCACTGGCTGGAGGGCTCCTCACCGCGGGGCCCCGAAGTCCTGCTGCAAAGTTGA
- a CDS encoding putative selenate ABC transporter substrate-binding protein — MPARERRAVVCLGLLVSLVTTALPTWAQQVLRIGAIPDQNPERLNRLYGVLAKQLSSDLKVPVRYVPVSNYPAAVTAFRTGSLDLVWFGGLTGVQARLQTPGAKVLAQRDIDAKFRSVFIANTASGLKPISSQKQLTTLRGKRFTFGSESSTSGRLMPQYFLQQAGVLPSQFAGGRPGFSKSHDATIALVQSGSYQAGALNEQVWTSAVKEGRVDPSKVRVIWRTPTYVDYHWVVRPGLDQRFGKGFTTRLQKALLSIDRTTANGKTILELFAAGSFIPAKDSQYQSIEQVGRQLGKIR, encoded by the coding sequence ATGCCCGCACGAGAACGCAGGGCCGTCGTGTGCCTTGGCCTGCTGGTCAGCCTCGTCACGACGGCCCTTCCCACCTGGGCGCAGCAGGTGCTGCGCATCGGTGCCATCCCGGATCAGAACCCGGAGCGCCTCAATCGTCTGTACGGCGTCCTGGCGAAGCAGCTCAGCAGTGACCTGAAGGTTCCGGTCCGCTACGTCCCCGTCAGCAACTACCCCGCCGCCGTGACGGCTTTCCGCACCGGCAGCCTCGATCTGGTTTGGTTCGGTGGTCTCACCGGCGTTCAGGCCCGTCTGCAGACGCCCGGCGCCAAGGTGCTGGCCCAACGGGATATCGACGCCAAGTTCCGCAGCGTCTTCATCGCCAACACCGCCAGTGGCCTGAAGCCGATCAGCAGTCAGAAGCAACTCACCACCCTGCGCGGCAAGCGGTTCACTTTCGGTTCGGAAAGCTCCACTTCCGGCCGTCTGATGCCCCAATACTTCCTGCAGCAGGCTGGCGTGTTGCCCAGTCAGTTCGCCGGTGGTCGGCCTGGATTCAGCAAGAGTCACGACGCCACCATCGCGCTGGTGCAGAGCGGTTCCTACCAGGCCGGCGCCCTGAATGAACAGGTGTGGACGTCTGCTGTGAAAGAGGGCCGCGTCGATCCGAGCAAGGTGCGCGTGATCTGGAGAACACCCACCTATGTGGATTACCACTGGGTGGTGCGTCCGGGCCTGGATCAACGCTTCGGCAAGGGCTTCACCACCCGTCTGCAGAAGGCCCTGCTCAGCATCGATCGCACCACCGCCAACGGCAAAACGATCCTCGAACTGTTTGCCGCCGGGTCGTTCATCCCCGCCAAAGACAGTCAATACCAGTCGATCGAACAGGTGGGCCGGCAGCTGGGCAAGATCCGTTGA
- a CDS encoding uracil-DNA glycosylase family protein has translation MTALPTTSLSWVLAAQQPEALARFYGALFQTAPRPGVAAQHWLVDLPGGGVLQLYRPSRTRAMPAAAQALAPCLQHQVGGRAGDPLEPLHAMVDAARQLGATVVEPARQEPFGAECWLADPEGNRLLLLSTAASATKAHSNDDTTNDTTLATACRQCQACDLAGSRRQVVISRGSAAAPLMLIGEAPGASEDAEGRPFVGRSGRLLDQLLRETGFNPDHDLYICNAVKCRPPGNRKPKRQELAACRPWLEQQIALVNPAVVALLGSTALAAVLEERGPITGLRGQWIERDGRAWMPLFHPSYLLRNPSTQPGRPLDLTRSDLRQIRERLCQGESAFGAPSP, from the coding sequence ATGACGGCCCTCCCCACCACCAGCCTCAGTTGGGTCCTGGCCGCCCAGCAACCCGAGGCCCTGGCCCGCTTTTACGGCGCTCTGTTTCAGACGGCCCCTCGCCCAGGCGTCGCGGCGCAGCACTGGCTGGTGGACCTCCCTGGCGGTGGGGTTCTGCAGCTCTATCGCCCGTCCCGCACACGCGCCATGCCGGCTGCCGCTCAGGCTCTGGCGCCTTGTCTGCAGCACCAGGTGGGCGGCAGGGCAGGAGACCCGCTGGAGCCACTCCACGCCATGGTGGATGCCGCGCGCCAACTCGGCGCCACGGTGGTTGAACCGGCTCGGCAGGAGCCCTTCGGTGCCGAATGCTGGCTGGCGGATCCGGAGGGGAATCGGCTGCTCCTCCTGAGCACAGCCGCGTCCGCCACCAAGGCACACAGCAACGACGACACCACCAACGACACCACGCTCGCCACGGCCTGCCGCCAATGCCAGGCCTGTGACCTGGCCGGCAGTCGCCGCCAGGTGGTGATCAGCCGTGGTTCGGCTGCGGCACCGCTGATGTTGATCGGCGAAGCGCCGGGCGCGTCAGAAGATGCGGAGGGGCGCCCCTTCGTGGGGCGCTCCGGACGCCTGCTCGATCAATTGCTGCGCGAGACGGGCTTCAACCCGGACCATGACCTGTACATCTGCAATGCCGTGAAGTGCCGGCCACCCGGCAACCGCAAACCGAAACGCCAGGAGCTCGCCGCCTGTCGCCCCTGGTTGGAGCAACAGATCGCCTTGGTCAATCCGGCCGTGGTGGCGTTGCTGGGGTCCACGGCATTGGCGGCGGTGCTGGAGGAACGCGGGCCGATCACGGGTCTGCGTGGCCAGTGGATCGAGCGGGATGGGCGGGCCTGGATGCCCCTGTTCCATCCCTCCTATCTGCTGCGCAATCCCTCGACGCAGCCCGGACGACCGCTCGACCTGACCCGCTCGGATCTACGTCAGATCAGGGAGCGTCTGTGTCAGGGTGAGTCCGCTTTCGGCGCTCCATCCCCTTGA